The Arachis duranensis cultivar V14167 chromosome 2, aradu.V14167.gnm2.J7QH, whole genome shotgun sequence genome has a window encoding:
- the LOC127744774 gene encoding probable disease resistance protein At4g27220, whose translation MAIPIPIPEFLQEYTVNLVAEYVTNHLDYVWNYEKKFDDLSRVVKELQEERDRVHDKAEEEEDRYGREIYNDVKVWLDRIDEVISEYEKFKEEHRKNGEYPLSLSNLETRHRRSKTAQDIEEKIRELQQEKHDSISHCQGASSMGFAFANVDYEAFDSRKEITRNITRALEDSRARAIGIHGPAGVGKTTLVIEVANKAWKDKLFNVVIMVNVTKSPDIRKIQGQIAEMLGMKLEEESEHVRALRIQKRLKKEKENALIILDDMSVKVDLDMLGLGIASETYSDDIDCQKNLIVPEGRKSSAADNFPPSKNKTITKGARFCLFLR comes from the coding sequence ATGGCTATTCCTATTCCTATACCCGAGTTCTTGCAAGAATATACGGTCAACTTGGTTGCTGAGTATGTAACAAATCACCTAGACTATGTGTGGAATTATGAGAAGAAATTTGACGACCTAAGCAGAGTTGTTAAGGAACTCCAGGAAGAAAGAGACAGGGTGCATGATAAGgctgaggaggaggaagatcgATATGGGAGAGAAATATACAATGATGTTAAAGTGTGGTTAGATCGGATAGATGAAGTGATTTCTGAGTATGAAAAGTTCAAAGAGGAGCACAGAAAAAATGGGGAGTATCCCCTTTCTTTGTCAAATCTGGAGACAAGGCATAGGCGCAGCAAAACAGCCCAAGATATTGAAGAGAAGATTAGAGAACTACAACAGGAAAAGCATGATAGCATATCTCATTGTCAGGGCGCATCTTCCATGGGGTTTGCATTCGCTAATGTTGACTATGAGGCCTTTGATTCAAGAAAAGAAATCACGAGGAATATTACAAGAGCACTTGAAGACTCGCGCGCTAGAGCGATCGGGATTCACGGGCCAGCTGGTGTTGGGAAGACCACTTTGGTAATAGAAGTTGCTAACAAAGCTTGGAAAGACAAGCTATTCAATGTGGTGATCATGGTGAATGTGACAAAAAGTCCTGATATTCGAAAGATTCAAGGGCAGATTGCTGAAATGCTGGGAATGAAGTTGGAAGAGGAAAGTGAGCACGTGAGAGCACTTCGCATACAGAAGAgattgaagaaagagaaggagaatgCGCTTATAATCCTTGATGATATGAGTGTGAAAGTAGATTTggatatgttgggcttggggaTTGCATCAGAGACTTACAGTGATGACATTGACTGCCAGAAGAATCTCATTGTTCCGGAAGGAAGGAAATCTTCTGCTGCTGACAATTTTCCTCCCAGCAAGAATAAGACCATCACAAAGGGTGCAAGGTTTTGCTTATTTCTGAGATGA